One part of the Lotus japonicus ecotype B-129 chromosome 2, LjGifu_v1.2 genome encodes these proteins:
- the LOC130736503 gene encoding uncharacterized protein LOC130736503, which translates to MENVTIPLLLVIAYQASQRNILYSFPFPTTHSKYLFFLLFSPHIQISDHTLSTWAPPTPNQIFSLSLTFTLSLTLSLFHSRHLSLTFSFFTSSSSLQQTPSPYFFFPPWPSSRHPWPTTATTALSSREPEHHHLLPHEPAPSSHHLPLFLTSGSDTSTPPTSSTTASTTTTRIDQKRRQTEEFETLTSATFKLRSPANPLAFGETNTTTELPSSSASKPLKKFLILTISAGNRRQPPSTTVFSGQPSPEKELNSEIRSSPPPLAELIINFGFVLLPSALMIMLGEGSHDQPRRTLPLPSTLIGYEERKHLASKLHNGIKRVYMGKANM; encoded by the exons atggagaat GTCACCATTCCTTTATTACTTGTGATAGCCTATCAAGCATCACAAAGGAATATTCTTTATTCCTTTCCCTTCCCAACCACTCATTCAAAATATCTATTTTTCCTCTTATTCTCACCACACATTCAAATTTCTGATCACACTCTCTCCACGTGGGCCCCACCCACACCCAATCagattttctctctctctctcacattcACTCTCTCACTCACGCTCTCCCTCTTCCACTCTCGACatctctctctcactttctccttcttcacttcttcttcttctttgcaaCAAACACCATCACCATACTTCTTCTTCCCTCCTTGGCCAAGCAGCCGCCACCCATGGccaaccaccgccaccaccgcgcTCTCCTCACGCGAGCCAgagcaccaccaccttctccctCACGAACCAGCCCCATCAagccatcatcttcctcttttccttacctctggttCAGATACGAGCACACCACCAACGTCCAGCACCACcgcgagcaccaccaccaccaggaTTGACCAAAAACGGCGCCAAACAGAGGAGTTTGAAACCCTAACTTCAGCCACCTTCAAGCttcgatctccggcgaacccCTTAGCTTTTGGAGAAACGAATACCACCACTGAACTCCCCTCATCATCAGCTTCAAAACCCCTAAAGAAATTTCTGATTCTGACCATCTCCGCCGGAAACCGCCGCCAGCCGCcgtcaaccaccgtcttctccggccaaCCTTCGCCGGAGAAGGAACTGAACTCAGAAATAAGgagctctcctcctcctcttgctgAATTGATTATCAATTTTGG TTTTGTGTTATTGCCGTCAGCCTTGATGATCATGCTTGGAGAGGGCAGCCATGACCAGCCAAGGAGAACCTTACCACTGCCTTCAACTTTGATAGG GTACGAagaacggaagcaccttgcatcgaagctacacaatggaaTAAAGCGAGTCTACATGGGGAAAGCAAATATGTGA